From the genome of Amycolatopsis camponoti:
TCGGTGATCTTCTCGATCACCTTCTCCGGGCCGACGCCGTAGGGCAGCTCGGTGACGGTGATCGCCTGCCGCCCGCGGCTGCCTTCGAGGGGCCCGGTTTCGCAGTTCGCGCGCATCCGGACCACGCCGCGGCCGGTCTCGTACGCACGGCGGACCTCGTCGAGGCCCAGCAGGCTGCCGCCGGTCGGGAGGTCGGGGCCGGGGACGAACTCCATCAGCTTGTCGAGCGTCGCGGAGGGGTGCGTGATCAGCCACCGCGCCGCCGCGACGACCTCGCCGAGGTTGTGCGGGATCATGTTGGTCGCCATCCCGACCGCGATCCCGGACGTGCCGTTGACCAGCAGGTTCGGGAACGCCGCGGGCAGCACGGACGGCTCTTCGAGCGAACCGTCGTAGTTCGGCCGGAAGTCGACGGTGTCCTCGCCGAGCTCGCCGACCAGCTGCATCGCCTCGGGCGACATGCGGGCCTCGGTGTACCGCGAGGCGGCCGGGCCGTCGTCGGGCGAGCCGAAGTTGCCGTGGCCGTCGATCAGCGGGACGTTCAGCGAGAAGTCCTGGGCCAGCCGCACCATCGCGTCGTAGATCGCGACGTCACCGTGCGGGTGGTACTTGCCCATGACGTCGCCGACCACGCGCGACGACTTCACGTACGCGTGCGTCGGCCGGTAGCCGTTCTCGTTCATCGAGTACAGGATCCGCCGGTGCACCGGCTTCAGCCCGTCCCGCGCGTCCGGCAGGGCGCGCGAGTGGATGACCGAGTACGCGTACTCCAGGTAGCTGTCTTCGATCTCGGTCTTCAGCGAGTTGTCGAAGACGTTCGCCCCGGCGGAGTCGAACGCGCTGGGATCGACCTTGGTGGTGGTGCCCTTGCGGCGTGCCACGGCAGAACTCCTTGGTAGCTGCGAAAATTAAGCGTCGATGGCGTCGCGGTCGATCCGGTCCGAAGAGGCGACCAGCCAGTTCCGCCGGGGCTCGACCTTCTCGCCCATCAGCAGCTCCAGCGCGCCCTCGGCGGCTTCGGCGTCGTCCATGGTGATCCGGCGGACCGAGCGGCTGGCCGGGTTCATCGTGGTGTCCCACAGCTCGTCGGCGTCCATCTCGCCGAGGCCCTTGAACCGCGGCACCGGCGTGACGATGCTCTTGCCCGCCCGCTCCAGCTCCGCGTACTTGGACTCCATCTCCTGCTGCGTGTACGTGAAGTGCGTCTCCGGGTTGCGGCCCTTCGTGACGAGCTTGTGCAGCGGCGGCATCGCCGCGTACAGCCGGCCGTCCTCGATCACCGGCCGCATGTACTTCGCGAACAGCGTGATCAGCAGGGTCCGGATGTGCGAGCCGTCGACGTCCGCGTCCGCCATCAGGATGACGCGGCCGTAGCGCATGGTCGTCAGGTCGAACGTGCGCCCGGTGCCCGCGCCGAGCACCTGCACGATCGACGCGATCTCGGCGTTCTTCAGCGTGTCGCCGAGCGACGCCTTCTGCACGTTCAGGATCTTGCCCCGCAGCGGCAGCAGCGCCTGGTACTCCGACACGCGCGCCATGCGGGCCGACCCCAGCGCGCTGTCACCCTCGACCAGGAACAGCTCACTGCGGGAGACGCCGGTGGTGCGGCAGTCGACCAGCTTCGGCGGCATCGCCGCGCCTTCCAGCGCGGTCTTGCGCCGGGCCGCGTCCTTCTGCTGCTTCTGGGTGAGCCGGACGCGGGAGGCGTCGACCACCTTCTGCAGCACGACCTTGGCCTCGGACTTCGTCTTGCGGTCTTCGGTCCAGGCCTTGACGTGCTTGTCGACGATGGCCTGGATGACGCGGGTGATGCCGGCGGTGGACAGCTCGTCCTTCGTCTGCGACGTGAACTGCGGCTCCGGCAGCCGGACGTGCACCACGGCCGTCATGCCCTCGAGGACGTCCTCGATCGTCGGCATGTCCTCCTTGGGCTTGAGCAGCCCGCGGGTCTTCGAGATCGCGTCCTGCAACGCCTTCGCCATCGCGCGGTCGA
Proteins encoded in this window:
- a CDS encoding DNA gyrase/topoisomerase IV subunit B — its product is MTAETLYGADDLTHLEGLEAVRKRPGMYIGSTDSRGINHLFSEVVDNSTDEGVAGHATKIVVTLHADGSVQVDDDGRGIPTGTHAKSGLSGVELVLTRLHAGGKFGGSGYKTSGGLHGVGASAVNALSHRFDVTVKQDGKVHQMSFKHGVPGTFDAPGPKAKFTRRSGLNLVGKMKRGERGGTSIRYWYDSRYFESGAALDVEGVRAKLRNTAFLVPGVTYVLRTAMEDTINEETFHFPHGLVDMVDFLTPSGEKPVCGTLLITGEGTYKENAADAAGVMQSNVERHAEVEVALRWGTGYERTVECFTNTIRNVHGGTHRRGFDRAMAKALQDAISKTRGLLKPKEDMPTIEDVLEGMTAVVHVRLPEPQFTSQTKDELSTAGITRVIQAIVDKHVKAWTEDRKTKSEAKVVLQKVVDASRVRLTQKQQKDAARRKTALEGAAMPPKLVDCRTTGVSRSELFLVEGDSALGSARMARVSEYQALLPLRGKILNVQKASLGDTLKNAEIASIVQVLGAGTGRTFDLTTMRYGRVILMADADVDGSHIRTLLITLFAKYMRPVIEDGRLYAAMPPLHKLVTKGRNPETHFTYTQQEMESKYAELERAGKSIVTPVPRFKGLGEMDADELWDTTMNPASRSVRRITMDDAEAAEGALELLMGEKVEPRRNWLVASSDRIDRDAIDA